A region of the Deinococcus hopiensis KR-140 genome:
TTGTCTTCATAGTAAAGTCAGCGTAAACCTGTCTTTCTGACAGAAATCCTATCCACGCCAAGGTGGCGACTTCTTGCGGAGTTCGGTGTGCCTTCGTGGTGATCCTGCACCGCCCTGGCCGAGCTCCCGTTCAGGGGGCGCAAGGCCGGAACAGCGGCTCTGAAACCCCGTACCGTGTCATCCCGTTTGATCTGGACCATTTCAAGAGGGTCGGCGGGTACGTCCGGACACACCGCCGGGGATATTGCAACACGTCTCGGGCGTGATCCAGGCGGCTTCGAGGCCTGGTGATCAACTCGGCCGGTAACCGAGTACCAACGGACAGGAGCCGGAGTCCTGAGCAGTAGATGGGTAGGATGAACGCCACGATGCCCCAGACCACGACGCGCCTCTGCACCCTGAGCTTCCTCGTCGGACTCTGCACGCTACAGCCGAATGGCGCTGGCGCCGCTCAGGTTGACCCCGGGCTGCTTAAGGCAGCGGCCACGCTCTATGCCGCGGCACAGGTGGGAACACTCGCGCACGACTGGTGCCTGACCAGCGCCCCAGCTGAGCGGGCCACCATCGAAAAGGAGTACGCCGCGTGGCGAGCCGGATACGGTCTTCCGGGCATTGAGGCGTACCTCCAGACCTACGCTGCGGCACAACTTCCCGACCTGCGGGCAGCAGTCCTTGCCCGCCGGGATGAAGTGTACGCAGCCTTGACGCGCGCGAGCAAGAACCCCGCGTCGGACTGCCGCGGTATCCGCGCCCAACTCACCGCTCAGGTCAACCTGCCCGCGCTGTACCCGCAGGAATACCGGCTCACGCAAAGCCTCCGGGTTCCGAGTTCCGCGGCCTCCCTGCCTGCGGCTCCGTCCACACCCGCGGGCCCTCCCACCGCCTCAAAAGCAGGGGCATTCCTGACAAACACTTCGTTCGACCCCGTCGAGAAAACCTACGTTCAGGACCTGCTCGGCAAGGCCGGGGGTCAGCCTCCCTATCAGGGCGGAGGCGCCCTCAAGGCTGGAGCGTACGGGTGTGTTCAGCAGAACACCAACGACTTCGAGACGTTGCTCAGCGTGGTCAGTTACACCCTGACGTTGTATCCCGACCAGGGGCTGCGCTTCACGGACGGGAAGTTCACCGATGCGTCCACAAAGAAGTCAAGCCCAATGAAGAACTTCCTGGCGGCGTACCGGTATGACCGGAATACGGGGCAACTCGAAATCAGTACAGATTACGACAACCGCGACCTGAAAGACTTCCTGTATGGCAACGGCCGGTACGACGGGGTGGGGGATGACGCGCCACTGTTCAACATCTTCCGGGTGCTGACCGATGGACGCGGGCGGAGCATGATCTACGGTCAGAAGGGGTTCGGTTACAGAGACGGCGACCTGACCGTGTGCCGGTATCAGGGTCCTGCCAAAGGGATCTCTCCCATTGAGGAGGCGAAGCGGGCGGAACAGGCCGAACTCGAACGCTTCAACCGCTACCGTCTCAAGCCCAACGCGGGGCTGAAACTCAGCCAGATTGAAGGCCTGCTGCACACCTACGAAAACGAGTCTGACGGCATCAACATCACAGGTGTGGAAACCACAACGCTGCTGCTCAAGGACGGTACGGCCTACCTGAATCTGCGGTGGAGTCCTCATGACCTGGACGTGGCCGCGTCCCGAAAAGGCGAGCCGCAGGCGTGGACGAAATGGCGCCGGAAGGGTACGGGGTACGAGCTCCTTGAAGGAGGCCGTTGGACGCCCCCGAAGGGAACGCTCGGCGTTCCTGGCAACAGGAACGAAAGCCTGACGGGCTCGTACGAATTCTTCTCGGCGTACACGTCCGGCACGTTGATGAACGGCGCAACGTCCACCGCCCGGGACGTGTACACCTTTACCGCCGGAGGGCAGTTCACCCGGACGGAAAGCGGCGGTGTGATGGGCACCCTGAACAATGGGTCTACGGTGACGACGGGGAGTGCGGCGGGACCTTCGAGCCGGGTCAGAGCCACATATGTTTTCGATGGTTATACGCTGGAGTTCAGGGGGCAGAACGGCCAGACGAGCCGCACCTACGCCTTTTTCTGGGACAAGAAGAAAAACAACCTGATGATCGGCGGACGAACCTACACCAGGAAGTGATGCCCGCCGAATCGGCCAAACGGAGCAGCACTGAACCACCCGTGCCCGCCGACGTTGCCGCACCGTCACCGCTTAGCACGAGGTCAGAGCCTGTGCTGAGCGGTGACCGTAGAGAAAGGCAGTTACCGAAAACTCCCGTTCGTTTGCGGCCCCAGGCTGAGCCGCGAGCACCCGTAAGGCGTATGCCACTGCTGCCAGCATGGTGGCCGCCAGTTCACCACGCTCCAACCCCAGGTACGCCGCTGAGTGCAGCGCGTGGTACGCCACCTGCACCGGCCCATCCCGTGCCGCGGCCAGTTTCACGTACCACTCCCGTCCGAGCTCAGAGGCAGCGAGGTCCCCACCACCGGACACCGCCGCGATCTCCCGAGCATTGCGCTCCACTTCACCCGCAAACGAGAGCAGCACCGCCCGCGAAGGGCGCTCCTCACCGCCCGCGGGCGCAAATTCCACAGCCACCTGCAGAATAAGCGTAATACATGTCTCGAAGGCCCGCTGATTGCGCGTGTGCGCCACCGGAGACCGAGGGGAAACCGTCGTGCCCTCAACTGCGGTGTTCCCTCCTCCCAGGTCAAGCAGCAACCGCTGAACCCCCGCATTCCAGGAGGGGACTACCCCAACACCACCCTCGCCCTTGACCCTGAAAGCATGCACGCGCGCGCCGTTGGCCGCACACCCGTTGGTGATCGTCATCATCACCGTACTCGCGTCCATCCTCCTGAGCAGCTGCAACGGCGCCATCGCCAAAAGCAAATGCCACGAGTGCGGGCGTCGGCCTCCCTCTCCTCAGCCCCCTGCTCTCCGTTCTCCTTACTTCCGCTCCGTGAAACCGGGGAGGAGCGAAAGCAAAAGCCCCGCTCCTCAGGCGGGGCTTTGCTCCTGAGGAAGGAGTTAACGAAGTGGTCGTCTGAAACTGGTGACGGCACCTGCAATAAGAACGAGAACGCCCAGCAGCACGCCTACCACGACAGGACCCGTATCGGGGCGAGCAAGGTACACCCCGTAGAAGGCCCATAACATCACGCCCATCACTGCATAATCGCGGTTCGCTCGAAGCAGGAACACCCCGATCAGCGCCGCGACGACCACCAGTAAGGCCGACCAGAAGGGCCCACTCAGACCGGCGAGACCAGAAGACAAGCCGCGGCTAACCAGCCAGGCGGTGATGTTTGCGATTGTCGCAACGGCGATCCAGCCCAGATACAGGCTGGTGGGCAACCCCAACGTCCAGACCTCCGTCTTGGTCAGATTGAGTCGGTCGAGGTGGGTATAAAGCCAGATGAGGCTGGCCAGAAGGGCCAACATCACCACGACGCTCAGTCCAAAATTGAGGCTTTGGAACGCGAGGAGCCAGCTGACATTCAGGAGATTGGCCAGCAGAAACGGCCAGAACAGGGTGTCATAGCGGTCTCCTCGTCGGCTGGGGGTCGCCTGATAGATCGCAAAGGCCAGAAGTCCAAGGAAGATGATTCCCCAGATGGCGAAGGTGGAACCAGCGGGAGTAAAGGCATTGGGCAACTGGTCCGAGATGACCTTGTTGCTGTTGCCGAATAGGGGGAGGGCGTTGGAGAGGTAGTTCATCACCAAGGTCAAGAGCGTGGCCAGGAGCAACGTGATCTGCCGGGGTATTCCTTTCATGCGCCCACCTTAAACGCGAATCAATGGCCCGAACTATTGGATAGAAGACCAATCGGGGCCCGAAGTCAGGAGGCCGTCGACCTCGCCCCTCTTCAGGCTACGGCGTGTAGGCCAAGGGTGCGTTGAATATCCACGTCAAACTCCTCCCGCATGACCCCCGGCAAAAATTTCTCCTCAAGCGGAGAAGGATGCGGCCACGCCTCCATATGGAGGCGAGCATCGTCCTGATCAACTCTCCGAAACCCCAGGCGTTCGTACAGGGCGCGCGCTGGGTTCACGGCAAGGACGCTGAGGCGCAAAGGGCGCTGTCGGGCTGCTGCACCCCGCAGCATGTTCAGCCTTGATTTGACACCTGGAAGGGATGCCGATGCCCGTCTCGCGCGCAGTTTTCTTGACGTTGCCCCCATTTGCCTCCACGGCGGAAGCGGCAGCAAATTGCATCACCTGCTTTCAAGTCGAAGCGATGGGAGCGTTCAAGTTCCTGGGCGGCCTAGTCGCCCTGTCCGTTCATGCGCTGGCGGATGTGGTTGATGTCCCAGCCGGTGAGATTGGCGAGGGTCTGGGCCTGCTGCTCGTGGCGGTCCTGGAGGGCGCGGCGGTAGGCAGTGGCGGCGCTGCATTTTGCCTTGCCGGTAAAGTCGTGCCGCAGGACGTAACGGGCCTGGTAGGTGCCCGTGTCGTTGGTCTCCTTGAAGTGCAGGTCCTCGGGAAAGGTCTTGGCGGTGTAGCGCACGTGCAGCCGCGTGAGAAACACCGGCTTGGCGGGCCCTTCGACTTCCGGGACGGGCTGGCCGCTGAAGTTCTCCTGCCGCCAGAACACGCCCGCTTCCTTGAGTTCCTCAGGGGTCGGCGGCTCGGTGCTGCACGGGTCGCAGCTTCCCGAGTTCCAGGCGTACTCCATCAAGGCGACGTTTTTGCCTTCGCGCTCGTACGCTTTTCTGAACACGTGGCGGTAGAAGGGTTCAAACTGGCCTTTGACCAGCAGCGGGACTTCTTTGTCTGTGGGCATCATGGCGGTGCGGTAGTTGCGCGTGACGACCTTGCCGTACGGGGAAAGCAGGTACACGGTCAGGTCCTGCTCGCCGGGGGAGTTCAGGGTGCCCAGGCGGATGGGAAGCATGAATTTCTCCGACGTGTATGACAGCACGATGGGATTCAGAAACCCGCCGCCGGATTTGTCGAAGCGCTGGACGTTCACGCGTACCACGAAGAACTTCATGCCGCCCTTGATGTACCCGCCGAGCATGGCGTCCGCGCCGGGGGGAAGCCGGTAGCCCTCGCCGCGCAGGTAGGTGGCGAGGCCGCCCTGCTGTTTGGCGCTGAGGATGTCGATGTCGTACTCGCCGACCTGGTAGCTCGCCTCAATCTTCACCCCGTTGGCCGTGGCGCGGGCGCTTTGCGCCCTGTCCTCGTTGATATTTCCGGCGGTGGGAGACATCGCAACTGACGGCATGGGGGGCGTGCAGGGATCGGTGTCGAAGTACTCCACCAGGCGGGGCGCGCTGTACGCGTCAAGCTTCTTGACGACGCTGGGGTCTCCGATGCGGATGTCCTGGCGCTTGGGCACCACCGGGATGGGCACGATGCGGGCGAAGTCTTTGACGTTGCCCTGGTAGTCGTTCATCATCGTGAACACGCTGCGCTTGCCATCGCGGGCGATGATCACTTGGTTGCTGCGGTTGAAGAGCCTCGAGTCGCCCTTGGCGACGAAAAAACCGCAGAATCCGGCAGCGGTGGAGGTTAGCGTCAGGGCGGCGAGCAGCGTCAGGCGACGTGTGTTCATGTGGACTCCTGAGAGAGGGGGCGCGTGCGCTCAGCATACTGGGCGCGCTCGCCCGTTCGGGGTTGGCGCAAGGGCCTCAGGGTGGCGCGCTGAGGAGAGCGTGAATGGCCACCCCCTCCACCCGTTGGGAGTCCATGCCCTTCAGCCGCCCGCAGGGCCGACCGCGCCCAGGGGAGTGGGCGGACTTCCTCCTGAGAATTCCCCCGTCAGGATGGAATTCCAGGAACGAAGGTACCGAGCTCGAAAAGCCGTGCGGGATTCAAGACCCGGACGTCCTCGTCTGTAGCGGGGGTCGTCTCCCGGGAGTACAGCAGGCCCTGGCCCGCGATAAACAGCACGAGCGCATCGAGGTCCTATTCCAATTCCAACTTGGGTTTCTCTGCGCGAGCCTCCAGAAAGCGGCGCTGAGTTTCCCAGGCGCGGCGGGCCGTCTCTCTGCCCTGTTCGTCCACACCCGAGATACGGCGAATCTGCTCCAGCGCCCGCTCCAATTCTGCCGGGTCACGGCTGTCCGGAGACTGCGCCTTCCAGGCCATGACCGCGTCAGGGAGATAACTGCGCAGGCTCTGCCCAGCATCAAAGGTGCGGCGGGCCTGACCCTCCTGACGGGCCTTCATCTCGGTCGTTTCCAGATGTTCCACTGTGACCAGCACTTCACCGGCGAGTGCAGATGGGAGGCCCCGGCACAACTCCCGCACGTCCAGCGAGGGCAGCACTTCGGCACCCGTATGCACCGGTAGAGACGGCGAAACGTTGAGGCCTACCGGTTCCTGTTCTTGCGGTGACGTGCCCTGGCCCGTTGGACCATGCCATCCCGCCAGGAGCAGACCCAACGCCGCCAGCCCAACCACCATGCACATCATGACCGGGCCCCCGAACACGCCGCTGATGGCCATAGCCGGAACCAGCAGGGCTGCCACACCTTGGGCTTCTTGTTGGCTCAGAACTGCGCGCAGATTCGCTCCCGTTCGGGCATTCCCCAGCAGCAAGAAGGCGGCCAGGCCTACGAGCAGCAGCACCGCTATGCCGGGTAGAGGTTCACCTCGTCCAAAGACGAGACTTAGGACAAACACGGGGATGAACAGGGCGAAGAGCGCCCTGATCGGCTTCTTGCGGCCCCGGGGACGCCGACTGCGCGGCTGGTCGGCAAGATCCGATTCGTGGGCACGTTCAAGGTCCATACGCCATTATCCCGCGCTCGCCTGCTCCAGACCAAGCATTTCGGACGCGTGCAGTTCGGCGTCCCCACCGACTGGTCCTGAAGCCTGTCCCGACCAGCCCTCATACCTTTACCCTGCCTGCTCAGCCAGGTTCACACTCCCTGCTGAGCAGTCACCACCCAGCTTCTAGCAGGACTTTGTCAGAAGTCCGCAGATCATTTGGCTCTAAGCCAGTCCACTGACGCGTCTTCAAGCCTGCTGTCCTACCGTGCTGGCATGCTCTTTGTCATCAGTGGTGCGTCTGGTTCAGGGAAGTCCACCATCCTCCCTCTGCTCCGTGAAGCTCACCCCTCGGTGCAATGGCACGACTTCGATGAACGCTGGCAGGGAGGCGGGAAAGTCGAGCGTCAACAACTCCTCGAACAATGGGTTCAGACCGCGCTCCAGGCCGAAGGTGACTTCGGCTTGCTCGGTCAGTGCCCTCTTGGCGAAGTGCTCGCCGCCCCCTCTACGTCATGTCTGGCAGGCATTCGGCACCTCCTCCTAGACGTGGCTGATGTAGAGCGCATCCGGCGACTGCGCGGCCGAGGTGATGGACTTGCCTCTCAGGACATGCTGAATTGGGCGGCCTGGATGCGGGCCCATGAAGCGTATCCGGACTGGCGCCCTGACGTACTGATGGAGGACAGTTGGGACCTGATGTGCTGGGGGCGGTGGCACGAACGCCCTGGTGTGCCGTGGCCAGGGGCCACCTTTGACGTGACCGAGTTGACGCCGGATCGGACCGCTCAGCGCGTTCTGACTTGGGCCACCAACCCAGCGGCACCAATCTGAAGTGACAAAGTCCTGCTAGTTCCAGACCACGCGGTTCCGGCCTCCCCGTTTGGCGACGTATAATCTTCCGTCGGCCTGCTCAAACAAGGCCTGAACTGTAGCCCCCTCGTAGGCCGCAGCGACGCCTACGCTAATGGTGACCTGGAGTCCGGCATGCATCTCACGCCATAGGTGGGCTTCCACACGGGCGCGTAACTGTTCGGCCCGCTCCTCCAACCCCGAGGAGGCCAAATCCTGGAATACCACCACAAACTCCTCACCACCGAACCGCGCCACCAAGTCTCCCTCCCGCACCCCAGAACGCAGCAGCCCGGCCACCTGTTTCAGAACATCGTCACCGACAGCGTGGGAGAAGGTGTCGTTGACCCGTTTGAAGTGATCAATATCGACAACGGCCAGCGCGAAATTAGGCCGCAGCGGCGTGGGCAAACCCGCTTCCCACTCCTCGAAAGCGCGCCGATTTGCCAGACCAGTCAAGGCGTCCTGATGCGCGAGGCGATCCAGGGTCTGGCTCTTCTCTTGCAAGGCGTGATTCTGGGCGCTCAGTGCTTCATTCTGCTGGCGAACCTGCTGCGCTTCGCGCTGCACCCGCTCAATTTCGGCCTGCACGGCGAGTCTCTGCAACTTCTTCTGCGTCTCACGCTGCTGGAGATCAAACGTCATGGTGTGCAAGCGCTTCTGGTAGGCCAGCGCTTGCTCGAACTGCCCACTGGCCTCATACGCCTGTGCCTGCAGTTCCACGAGCTTGCGCTCGTGGTCACGCAGTTCGTGGTGCGCTACCAGTTCCTGCGCCTGCAAGAAGGACCCGATGGCTTCCTCCACCTGTCCCTGTTTCAACTCGACTTCGCCTAAATTCGTCAAGGCGTCCACTTCCCCACGGGGCAACTGCAACCCACGGTAGATCGTCAGGGCCTGCTGTATTTGCGGCACGGCCAGGTCATACGCTCCAGTAAGCGCGTAGAGATCTCCCCATGAATTGCAAAGGACCGCTGTCACGAAAGCGCTCTGCACCAGACGGGCGTTGAGATCCTCCGCACGGTGCAGGTACGCTTCTGCCTGCTCAATCAGGTGACCTGTGGGAAGCCCATGCGCCTGATCCCTCGCCAGAGCGCGGGTTCTCACGATGACGATGTTGTTCCAAAGGTGACAGACGGTCACCCAGTTACCTGCCTCTTCATAAACGGTCATCGCTCTGAGATAAGCGGCCTCCGCCTGATCAAACTCACCCAGATGCGTACACGCGACTCCCAATGCACCGTAACAAAACGCTTCTTGAGTTCGGTCTGCATGCTCGGGAAATGCGGTGAAATAACTCAACGCTTCGCGGTAGAGGTCAAGCGCAGCGGTGTGATCTCCCAGGTCACCGAGGATCAATCCTTGAACCGCGATAGCCCGCGGAAGGCGAGGATGGTTGGCCCGCCGAAACGTGGAGACAGCCTGCGTCAGGAGCTGGAAAGCATCCAGGGACCGGGGAATATACCGGTAGAGATCGGCGAGCTGAAACTGAGCCAGGGCCGTCAGGACATCCGCGCGAGCGGACTCAGCCAGTGAGAGCGCTTCCTGCGCCCGTTCAATGCCTTCAGGAAGTCGGTCCTGGCGCATCAGGTCAGCCGCTTCTTGCAATAGTCCCATGACGTGTTGGGATGTGGGGTCTTGTGGGCTTACATTCACTTGCGCCTCCCTCTCACCGCAGAACATTTCGATGAATCAAGTATGAAGGTGGAAGAACAGGGTTTGAAGGGCAAGTGGTCACGCATCAGGCAGTTACCTGCTGGAGGTACGCTTCCAGGTCAACTGGCCCCTCCAGCTTGGGATCGTCCAGCGCTTGGGCTTCCAGCCCCGCCACTTCTCCGCCACTGGCGCGTACACGAACGCGACCCGCTTGGCGAGCAGGATGCCTTTCCCCAGCTTCAAAAGCCTGCCGGTCACCTGCACGTACAGGGCGCTCGCGTCCAGGCTCAAGGCCCTCGCTGCTCGCCTGCATGGCCAGCACAAAGGGCTCGGTGTTCGCCACCGCGGGGCAGACCTCCACGCGGATGATCCCCTCGCCCGGTCGAGCTTGGACGGACCAACTGATCCGCTGCCCACCGAGGTGCGTAAGCCAAGCGCAACCACGTGGACGTGGCTTTGAGGACCGTCGCCTGGCTCGTCAAGTCTCCAGGGATGGTGCTGGGGTAGCTCACGCCGCATGCCCCCCCGCTGCGTGTGCGCGAGGAGGGCGTTCTAAAACAAGTCAAGTTCTGTCGTTGCTCACAAGAGATCCATACGTTCCGCTTCGCAATGCTCTCCAGGCCCAAAGTGCTGCTCCCCCTATCAGCAGACCCTGGGCCACGATCAGGACCCGTGGGCCAAAAGCAGCCTGGGCGCTCCCAAGCAGCACGTATAAGGTCAGAAAGGTCAGGCTGGTCAGCACCCCGAACGTACTCTCTACACGGCCCTGATACTCCAAGGCCGTGTGTTCCTGTGCAGCGGTGCGGTACAGAATGAGGCTCCGCGAAAAGAGCCCCATCAGTCCCCAGGCCAACACTGCTTCTACAAGCCCTGACGCCCGTGACCCCAACAGCAGGGTGAGGCTGAGGAGTCCTGGTGCCGCCACCATGACCACGGCCTTCGAGAAGCGCTGAAGGAGTAACGGCAGGATAAAGCCTGCCAGTACGGCACCCACGGCCCACGCGCCGTCAATCAATCCCAATGCACCCGGCGAGAGGCGCAGTACCTGATGCACAAACGGCACCAGCAAGGCATTCATGCTCTGGGCCGTACTCGCGAGCACCAGGGCCATCACATAGGGAAAGGCCAAGCGACTGTTCTGGCGCAGATACGTCCAGCCGAGCCGCATCTCCCAGAGGTACTGTCGCCCGGGAGGCACGTTCCCCTGATCCTGCTCCTTCGCGTTTCCAGACCGGAGACTCAGCATCTGGAGCGTGCAGATGGCGGAAAGGACGAAGCTCAGGGCGTTCAGGAGCATGACTGCCGGGGGTGTCAGCCAAGTCATGAGGAGGCCGCTCGAACCCGCTCCAACGATCATTCCCAGCTGAATTCCAATCATGGCCGAGGTGTTCGCTTGCAGGAGTCGGGCAGAGGGCACGATCTCGCGCACCAGTGCGCTCTGCGTGGGTTTGTAGATAGTGTCGCCAAGGGCCGTCAGGAAACTCACAAGGTACAGGTGTCCGACCTGCAATTGCCCCAACGTGGCAATGAGGGGCACTCCCAGCAGGACCACGGCCCGAAACAGGTCCATCATCGCTGCCAACTTGCGCCGGTCGTAACGGTCTGCCAGCACCCCTGCAATAGGTGCGAACAGCACGCCAGGCAGGGTGGAGCAGATCAGCACGGCGGCGCTGGCCGCGCCATCTCCGGTGAGTTCGGTGGCGAGCCAGCTGGCCACAATGAACTGCATGCCATTCCCTACGCTCGAAATGCTCGACGCAGCCAGGTAAAGGCGGTAACTCCGGCTAGGCCAGATTAATCCTGGGGGGGACGACGGGTTTGTAGACAACATGGCTGGCTCCTCGCGCTGAGCTTAGGAGTCGCTGTACAGAGGGCACTCCAAATTCAAATTATTTTGAATCATAGTTTGGGGTTGGATGAGCATTCATTTTGTTCTGGAAGCGGAAGACCTGAGCCGCTTGCGCTTCGCCTTCTCGCCCATGTGGGAAGGGATCATGAGTTTGCGTGTGCTACAACAGCCTGCCCTGGCAGCCCTGCATCTGCCCTGGATCCGGGAAACTCGCCAGCAGTTGCCGTTCCGTAAACCTGACCCCTACCTCACGCTGGCCATGCAATTGGTGAACGCCCAGCAGTACATGCCGGATTTCCTGACACCGCCCCCTAGCACGCCGTTTCCCGATTTTGAGGAAGAACTCGCGCGGGTGGCCTCTACACCGGAGTACGTCGTGCGCCGCGAAGTCACGAGAACCTTCCCAAACCCAGAGAAGCGGTCCGAACTGGTCCGGGCGCTGATGGACGAACCCTCGCTGTCTCTGCACCGGATGGTTCAATCGATTGGCACTTACTGGGAACGGCACCTCGCTGTGCACTGGCCGCGCATGCTCCTGATGCTGGAGGCGGACGTGACGCTTCGCGGACGGATCTTGGCCCTGAGCGGACCCGGCAGCTTATTTGAGGGTCTTCACGCCAGTCTGACGTTTCAGAACGGCGTCTTGACCCGCCAGAGCGACTCTGAACAGACAGTGCATGTCCGAGGTCAGGGGCTGGTGCTGGTCCCGAGTCTGTTCTGCTGGGCCCAGGTTCTGACCCTCCGCGATCCCCCTTGGCAACCGACGGTCATTTACCCGGCGCGTGGAGCAGCGAACCTCTGGCATGCTGTCCCCGAACCATATGGCGCCCTGGAACACCTGCTCGGAACGAGTTGTGCCCGTATTCTCAGTGCCCTGCGGACCCCCAGCACGACCCTGGAGTTGGCCCACCTCTTCGGCCTGGTGCCGGGCGCGGTGAGTTTTCAACTCTCGAAGCTGCGCCAGACTGGATTGGTTGAGGGACAGCGGCTGGGACGTGCGGTGTACTACCGATGGACGAACCGGGGTGAGGCCCTCCTGGAGCTGTTTCCACCAGAGAGAAGCTCAAGTTCAGGAGGGCGAGAGAAGGGAAAAGGACACTGAACTAAAAGAGCCCCAGATGAGCGAGCGTGCTGAACTGAGGCAACAAGCCAAGGGCGGCCTGACGTTTAGTCCCCCAACGGGGATGTCGGCCTCCCACCGTTTATTTGACAAGACTCCAGCGTCAATCGGCGGTGCCACGAGCGGCACCCATTGGAGCGCAGCAGTAGCCTGGCAAACCGACGGAAACGGCCATCATCACCGGGGATCAGTAAGGCTGGGGGCAGCCCGCCTTGATGACCTCATCTTGCTCCCTCCAATTCGGGGACCGGCGCTTCTTCTCCGGGGAGAGCTGCACCGCGTACGTTGCCACTGAGCAGCGCGATCGTGAAGCCCAGGAGAGCCACAGCACCCAGGGCGATCCGCAGCGTAACGGTCTCGGCCATCAGACCGATGAGGGGTGGGCCCGCCAGAAGACCGGTATAACCCATCGTCGCCACCGCCGCGATGGCTGTACCGGACGAGACCCCTGGTGTACGGCCCGCCGCGCTGAACACCAAGGGCGCGATGGCAGCCATCCCCAGCCCGACGCATGCGAAACCAACGAGGGTGAACGCTGGGGAACCCAGGAGCAGCGCTGTACCCAACCCAAACCCGGCCAGAAGGCCGCCGAAGCGCACGGTGCGGACGGGACCCAACCATGTCACCAGAGCGTCCCCTGTAAAGCGCCCTGCCGTCATCGTGAGGGAGAATGCCGCATATCCAATGGCGGCGAAGGGTGCACCGGTACCCAGGGTGTCACGTAGGTACACGGCACTCCAGTCCGCCATTGCGCCCTCACTGAGAAAGGCACAGAACGCGATAAGCCCAAAGCCCAGAAGGGCTGGGGTGGGGAGGGCAAAGACTGGATCTCCCGAGCGGTAGGTGGGCCTTGACCTCAGCAGGTGCGTCGCGGCGAGAACCAGGACCACGGCCAGGAGTAAGGCCGTCACCGACAAATGCATCCTCGGGGACAGTCCTTGGTGGGCTGCGAGCGCCCCCAGCCCCGAGCCGATCAAGCCGCCGAGGCTCCACATCCCGTGGAGGGACGAAAGAATTCTGCGTCCGGAGTGCTTCTCAACCTCAACTCCGTGAGCGTTCATAGCCACATCCATAGAGCCGTTCAATGCCCCGAAGGCAAGCAGCGTGAGGGTAAGCACGGATAACGAGGGCGCGAGGGCCAGCAGGGGGAGCGTCAAGCAGTAGAGAACACCCACAGCGAGGGTGACGTTTCGACTGCCGAAGCGGGATATCAGAAGGCCAGTGATGGGGAATGCAATCAGTGCGCCGACCGCCATGCCCAACAGGGCGAGGCCGAGCTGCCCGTCACTCAACCCGAGCGCATCTTTGAGAACTGGAATGCGCGAGACCCAAGTGGCGAGGACCGCGCCGTTCACCAGAAAGACGAGGGAAAT
Encoded here:
- a CDS encoding MFS transporter, whose protein sequence is MNQASVPVPFRPGTVRLAISLVFLVNGAVLATWVSRIPVLKDALGLSDGQLGLALLGMAVGALIAFPITGLLISRFGSRNVTLAVGVLYCLTLPLLALAPSLSVLTLTLLAFGALNGSMDVAMNAHGVEVEKHSGRRILSSLHGMWSLGGLIGSGLGALAAHQGLSPRMHLSVTALLLAVVLVLAATHLLRSRPTYRSGDPVFALPTPALLGFGLIAFCAFLSEGAMADWSAVYLRDTLGTGAPFAAIGYAAFSLTMTAGRFTGDALVTWLGPVRTVRFGGLLAGFGLGTALLLGSPAFTLVGFACVGLGMAAIAPLVFSAAGRTPGVSSGTAIAAVATMGYTGLLAGPPLIGLMAETVTLRIALGAVALLGFTIALLSGNVRGAALPGEEAPVPELEGAR